A window of Gadus chalcogrammus isolate NIFS_2021 chromosome 16, NIFS_Gcha_1.0, whole genome shotgun sequence contains these coding sequences:
- the LOC130406651 gene encoding B-cell CLL/lymphoma 9-like protein isoform X1, producing MHPDNKLANHGKQVTGDSRSQLANVNQQSQQKAGAVAHCQSPKGVGVGGHAVKTNQMAPANPGLKAASQSASGVGAMLKTKSKRERSVSVDSVEPRDALASALEAEAKAEGVMRSKRRCVLERKQPYSGDEWCSGPDTEEDEDKPRAAAPPHRDRGGPGPGSLQGLVGRPSGGSGSDPGGAGLRRGGATGPKAEPSLPSSQQVVYVFTTNLANSAAEAVLNGHSGSILQFHQQQVPRSKLEQGLNAGKIPSLPEKMSSSGSPPTGTPKPQGGTPGSGSAGGVGGPLAAGGPSSAGHSDNESPHSRTGGPGPCNNLRLATHKAPGGGGGGGGTPAGPALGPGAGEGPGGMAHPNAGVSPSDSPSAVAAHLQGDPGGLEGPGGGGVDGLSKEQREHRERSLQTLRDIERLLLRTGAPPGGPPNPGGPNGNPNNNNNSSSPSSNNNNNNNLPDGGAAEDGDGGTNSGGSNAPAAPMGGPKKYEEPLQSIISQTQSLGGPGMEGPPMDPQHHGMPQHPHPHPHHPHHHHLFSPGLDMGSMMGPDGLTPEQMAWRKLQEEYYQEKRRQQEMQPPHAQHFRMMSEHVGMHGGGGGGGPGGGGPMVMRGPPPPYHSKADDQPWGPGGMMAGPMGGNGRLMEMHPDDPRGPRFLGQMQRGGPPHGGGGGGFPGSPGSGLPMEGMGPQRPPRAGVVWLDDMPNNMGGGGGGPPFQGGCYPGGPPQHLQGDGDRILTREEMFRIMEKRQLHELHRLEVERLAKQQQQQQQIQQGGLGQRMVDHPGGPAGFPGMGMSRCAPSRGDPMDFPGSREILGSPGGGRGGGGGGGGGPPQMRDLVDSPMGSNLNLSMSAQMSAQQEQQQQQQQQQMMLAQKLCGRPGGAGPLGEMLSPEAISRIWAAQNGRPVKRGMGPGPDGGLHFPNQGPFSGGQMEGPYLQQPGPEMFGPEQQGPSQMGGTPRLSHMTMAGGIRGPGPGSRRPSDLSLNVNPMGSPSMPPPHQLKSPSLSQEPSPLLPSPSAPGLKSPSQMSSAGPNPPLPPASGAGTPSSASMKSPQLMGSSSLNMRSPSASPGHLKSPALHGGSPGWASPKTALPSPGRPASGKGLGNGGGSSTETGPSLPPRSSNSTPGSQPGSLNPSMPFNSSSSPDAPPPTQNPLSLIMNQMSKYAMPSTTPLYHDAIKTIATSDDEMMPEHPSLSGVSIGGNMANPQGNQMLVSQGAMGPNGEPQSPMGMMLHGQPQMSHDGPRSMLSSPNPMAMAGMNPGMMGPGQGDGMGHCNMSPIPQNQMAGFTRMQLQQQQQQQLQQQQQQQQQQQQQQQSHGPMHSPLGGLSHHYPQPGDDVMPSPQQQQQQQQQQQQQQQQQQQQQMLREQMLLSKGHPHHRHPHPSHPDFSSMGDGPDLSEVMRTSHTGIPEFDLSRIIPSDKPSSTLQYFPAKRPPQNPHQGQGPGQHPGPPPQLLKQLSSGGPQQGGPMSSNPHLAHLQNMMAEHQLPTHTAQGGMRQGMGMPPGASRGLGPGGGGMVPGGVMGPMGPMCPPGHMMGRTGMMPQQHLQQQQQQQQQQHHHHHHHHHHQQQQQAMMASLHQASQPHPGMMSPQQHPHNLMAQQNLMMMQARGSQGPLMSPQGPMMGPPHRGMSLEGPLGPGGIPNMPF from the exons atgcatCCGGACAATAAACTGGCCAATCATGGCAAGCAAGTGACCGGTGACAGCCGATCCCAACTAGCCAATGTAAATCAGCAGAGTCAGCAGAAGGCGGGAGCTGTGGCCCACTGTCAGAGTCCAAAGGGGGTCGGCGTCGGGGGCCATGCAGTCAAGACCAATCAGATGGCTCCGGCGAACCCTGGGCTGAAGGCCGCCAGCCAATCGGCGAGCGGCGTGGGAGCGATGCTGAAAACCAAATCGAAGCGGGAGAGGAGCGTCTCCGTGGACTCCGTGGAGCCCAGAGATGCCCTCGCCTCGGCTCTGGAGGCAGAGGCCAAAGCAG AGGGTGTGATGCGTAGCAAGCGGCGCTGCGTGCTGGAGAGGAAGCAGCCGTACAGCGGGGATGAGTGGTGCTCCGGCCCCGAcacggaggaggacgaggacaagccccgcgccgccgcccccccccacc gggATCGTGGGGGTCCTGGTCCCGGATCTCTCCAGGGCCTCGTTGGGCGTCCCTCTGGGGGCTCGGGGTCAGaccccgggggggcggggctccggcgTGGGGGGGCAACAGGGCCCAAAGCGGAGCCTtccctgccctcctcccagcaggTTGTGTACGTCTTCACGACCAACCTGGCCAACAG TGCTGCCGAAGCAGTACTGAACGGCCACTCTGGTTCCATCCTTCAGTTTCACCAGCAACAAGTTCCACGCAGCAAGCTCGAACAG GGCCTCAACGCGGGGAAGATCCCCAGCCTCCCGGAGAAGATGAGTTCCAGTGGCTCCCCGCCAACGGGAACGCCGAAACCCCAGGGCGGGACCCCCGGCTCTGGCTCGGCCGGAGGGGTCGGGGGCCCCCTGGCTGCGGGAGGGCCGTCGTCGGCGGGACATTCCGACAATGAGTCCCCTCACAGCAGGACGGGCGGCCCCGGGCCCTGCAATAACCTCCGCCTCGCCACCCACAAGGCCccgggaggcggcggcggcggcggcggtaccCCCGCCGGCCCGGCTCTGGGGCCCGGCGCCGGGGAGGGTCCTGGAGGGATGGCCCACCCCAACGCCGGGGTCTCTCCGTCAGACAGCCCCTCGGCCGTGGCGGCCCACCTCCAGGGGGAcccgggggggctggaggggccgggcggcggcggcgtggacGGCCTCTCCAAGGAGCAGCGGGAGCACCGGGAGCGCTCCCTCCAGACGCTCCGGGACATCGAGCGGCTCCTGCTGCGTACCGGGGCCCCCCCCGGAGGGCCCCCCAACCCAGGGGGCCCCAACGGCAATccgaacaacaacaacaacagcagcagcccctccagcaacaacaacaacaacaacaacctcccCGACGGCGGCGCGGCCGAGGACGGGGACGGCGGTACGAACAGCGGCGGGAGCAACGCCCCCGCGGCCCCCATGGGGGGGCCCAAGAAGTACGAGGAGCCGCTGCAGTCCATCATCTCCCAGACCCAGTCCCTGGGCGGCCCCGGCATGGAGGGGCCCCCCATGGACCCCCAGCACCACGGCATGccccagcacccccacccccacccccaccacccccaccaccaccacctgttcTCCCCGGGCCTGGACATGGGCTCCATGATGGGGCCCGACGGCCTGACCCCGGAGCAGATGGCCTGGAGGAAGCTCCAGGAGGAGTACTACCAGGAGAAGCGCCGGCAGCAGGAGATGCAGCCGCCGCACGCGCAGCACTTCCGGATGATGTCGGAGCACGTGGGCAtgcatggcggcggcggcggcggcggtcccggcggcggcggccccatGGTGATGAGGGGCCCCCCGCCTCCCTACCACAGCAAGGCCGACGACCAGCCCTGGGGCCCGGGCGGCATGATGGCCGGGCCGATGGGAGGGAACGGGCGCCTGATGGAAATGCACCCCGACGACCCCCGCGGGCCCCGCTTCCTGGGGCAGATGCAGCGAGGGGGGCCCCCGcacggcggcgggggcggggggttccCCGGTAGCCCCGGGTCGGGTCTGCCGATGGAGGGCATGGGGCCTCAGAGACCCCCGCGCGCCGGGGTGGTGTGGCTCGACGACATGCCCAACAacatggggggcgggggcggcgggccGCCTTTCCAAGGGGGCTGCTATCCCGGCGGACCGCCTCAGCACCTCCAGGGCGACGGCGATCGCATCCTGACCCGCGAGGAGATGTTCCGCATCATGGAGAAGCGGCAGCTGCATGAGCTCCACCGGCTGGAGGTGGAGCGCCTggccaagcagcagcagcagcagcagcagatacAGCAGGGCGGCCTGGGCCAGAGGATGGTGGACCACCCGGGGGGACCGGCCGGCTTCCCCGGCATGGGGATGAGTCGCTGTGCGCCGTCCCGCGGGGACCCCATGGACTTCCCCGGCTCCCGGGAGATCCTGGGCTcccccggaggaggaagaggaggaggaggaggaggaggaggggggccgcCCCAGATGAGAGACTTGGTGGACTCCCCGATGGGGAGCAACCTGAACTTGAGCATGAGCGCCCAGATGAGCGCTcaacaggagcagcagcagcagcagcagcagcagcagatgatgCTGGCCCAGAAGCTGTGTGGCCGTccgggaggggcggggcctttAGGGGAGATGCTGAGCCCTGAAGCCATCTCCAGAATATGGGCAGCGCAGAACGGACGGCCGGTGAAGAGAGGAATGGGGCCCGGTCCCGACGGCGGGCTCCATTTCCCCAACCAAGGGCCCTTTTCTGGCGGGCAGATGGAAGGGCCGTACCTCCAGCAGCCCGGTCCGGAGATGTTTGGACCGGAGCAGCAGGGACCCTCCCAGATGGGAGGCACGCCCCGGCTCAGTCACATGACCATGGCCGGTGGCATCCGAGGCCCCGGGCCGGGTTCTCGCCGCCCGTCCGACCTGTCGCTCAACGTGAACCCGATGGGCTCCCCCTCCATGCCTCCTCCACATCAGCTCAAGTCGCCGTCCCTCAGCCAGGAACCCTCCCCACTCCTGCCTTCGCCCTCAGCGCCCGGGCTCAAGTCCCCCTCTCAGATGTCCTCGGCGGGGCCTAACCCTCCTCTTCCACCGGCCTCGGGGGCCGGAACGCCCTCCTCTGCTTCCATGAAGTCCCCCCAGCTGATGGGCTCTTCCTCCCTGAATATGCGATCGCCGTCCGCCTCCCCTGGACACCTGAAGTCCCCGGCCCTGCATGGGGGCTCCCCAGGATGGGCCTCCCCCAAAACAGCTCTTCCAAGCCCGGGCAGGCCGGCCAGTGGCAAGGGGCTGGGCAACGGAGGGGGCAGCTCCACTGAGACGG gaccgtccctccctcccaggaGCTCCAACTCCACGCCGGGGAGCCAGCCAGGCTCGCTGAACCCCAGCATGCCgttcaactcctcctcctcccccgacgcaccccctcccacccagaaCCCCCTGTCCCTCATCATGAACCAGATGTCCAAGTACGCCATGCCCAGCACCACGCCGCTCTACCACGACGCCATCAAGACCATCGCCACGTCCGACGACGAGATGATGCCCGAGCACCCTTCTCTGTCCGGCGTCAGCATTGGAG GGAACATGGCGAACCCACAGGGGAACCAGATGCTGGTGTCCCAGGGCGCCATGGGACCCAACGGGGAGCCCCAGAGTCCCATGGGCATGATGCTCCACGGCCAGCCACAGATGTCACACGACGGGCCCCGCTCCATGCTGTCCTCCCCCAATCCCATGGCCATGGCCGGGATGAACCCCGGCATGATGGGCCCTGGCCAGGGCGACGGCATGGGACACTGCAACATGTCCCCCATCCCTCAGAACCAGATGGCCGGCTTCACCCGaatgcagctgcagcagcagcagcagcagcagctgcagcagcagcagcagcagcagcagcagcagcagcagcagcagcagtcccaCGGACCCATGCACTCTCCCCTCGGGGGACTGTCGCACCACTACCCCCAGCCCGGGGACGACGTCATGCCctcgccgcagcagcagcagcagcagcagcagcagcagcagcagcagcagcagcagcagcagcagcagcagatgctgCGGGAGCAGATGCTGTTGAGCAAgggccacccccaccaccgccacccgcACCCCTCCCACCCAGACTTCTCCTCCATGGGAGACGGCCCGGACCTGAGCGAGGTCATGCGCACTTCGCACACGGGGATCCCCGAGTTCGACCTGTCGCGCATCATTCCTTCCGACAAGCCCAGCAGCACCCTGCAGTACTTCCCCGCCAAGAGACCCCCGCAGAACCCCCACCAGGGCCAGGGCCCCGGCCAGCACCCGGGTCCCCCGCCCCAGCTCCTCAAGCAGCTGTCCTCCGGGGGCCCCCAGCAGGGCGGCCCCATGTCCTCCAACCCCCACCTGGCCCACCTGCAGAACATGATGGCTGAGCACCAGCTGCCCACTCACACCGCACAGGGGGGCATGCGCCAGGGCATGGGCATGCCTCCAGGCGCTTCCAGGGGCCTGGGGCCCGGCGGTGGAGGCATGGTCCCCGGGGGAGTGATGGGACCTATGGGCCCCATGTGCCCTCCAGGACACATGATGGGGAGGACAGGTATGATGCCCCAGCAACAtctccaacaacaacaacaacaacaacagcagcagcatcaccaccaccaccaccaccaccaccaccagcagcagcagcaggccatgATGGCCAGCCTCCACCAGGCCTCCCAGCCCCACCCAGGCATGATGTCACCCCAGCAACACCCGCACAATCTCATGGCTCAGCAGAACCTCATGATGATGCAGGCCAGGGGCTCCCAGGGGCCTCTCATGTCCCCCCAGGGCCCCATGATGGGCCCTCCGCACCGGGGCATGTCTCTTGAGGGCCCCCTCGGGCCTGGAGGGATACCCAACATGCCATTCTAG